One Gossypium raimondii isolate GPD5lz chromosome 3, ASM2569854v1, whole genome shotgun sequence genomic window carries:
- the LOC105794877 gene encoding probable polyol transporter 4 has product MGLVGVQGDGNGEMALSLGSKNKYKRMDSELSDDFEDDASHHHHQLERKKSTRKYVLACAIFASLNNVLLGYDVGVMSGAIIFIQEDLKITEVQEEVLVGILSIISLLGSLAGGRTSDVIGRKWTMAFAAIVFQIGAAIMTLASSFEVLMIGRVLAGVGIGFGVMIAPVYIAEISPTVDRGSLTSFPEIFINLGILLGYVSNYAFSGLSVHINWRVMLAVGILPSVFIGFALFIIPESPRWLVMQNRVEEARSVLLKTNENDKEVEERLSEIVAAAGISNGEKNEEKAVWRELLSPSPSLRRMLITGFGIQCFQQITGIDATVYYSPEIFHDAGIVNKSKLLAATVAVGVTKTAFILIATFLVDRVGRKPLLYVSTIGMTVCLFTLSISLAVLGKGQLGIAMALLCVCGNVAFFSVGMGPVCWILTSEIFPLRLRAQASALGAVGNRVCSGFVAMSFLSLARTITVGGTFFLFSLFSALSVAFVYKLVPETKGKSLEQIELLFQNHNEWDGSEMELGDAQHLVHKA; this is encoded by the exons ATGGGGTTGGTGGGTGTCCAAGGAGATGGGAATGGAGAAATGGCTTTGTCTTTGGGTAGTAAAAACAAGTACAAAAGAATGGATTCTGAACTATCTGATGATTTCGAAGATGATGCCTCACATCATCACCATCAATTGGAAAGGAAGAAAAGTACCAGGAAATATGTTCTTGCTTGTGCCATCTTTGCATCTCTCAACAATGTGCTTCTTGGCTATg ATGTAGGTGTTATGAGTGGAGCAATTATATTTATACAGGAAGACCTGAAGATAACTGAGGTGCAAGAAGAAGTTCTTGTTGGGATTTTGAGCATCATTTCACTGTTAGGTAGCTTAGCTGGTGGAAGGACATCAGATGTTATAGGTAGAAAGTGGACAATGGCCTTTGCTGCTATTGTATTTCAAATTGGTGCAGCTATAATGACACTTGCATCGTCATTCGAAGTACTAATGATCGGACGAGTTTTGGCTGGGGTCGGTATAGGGTTTGGGGTCATGATTGCTCCAGTCTATATTGCTGAGATATCACCAACTGTTGATAGAGGCTCTCTTACATCCTTCCCTGAGATTTTCATAAATCTAGGAATTTTGCTTGGTTATGTTTCAAATTATGCATTTTCTGGTCTTTCAGTACATATAAACTGGAGGGTAATGCTAGCTGTTGGAATTTTGCCTTCAGTCTTCATAGGATTCGCACTTTTCATCATCCCTGAATCACCAAGGTGGTTGGTCATGCAGAACCGAGTCGAAGAAGCAAGATCAGTGCTgttaaaaacaaatgaaaatgacaaagaGGTAGAAGAGAGGCTGTCTGAAATAGTAGCTGCAGCTGGAATTTCTAATGGAGAGAAGAATGAAGAGAAAGCTGTATGGCGTGAACTATTAAGCCCTTCGCCTTCACTTCGTCGAATGCTGATCACCGGCTTCGGAATCCAGTGTTTCCAACAAATCACTGGAATAGATGCAACTGTGTATTACAGCCCTGAAATCTTCCATGATGCTGGAATTGTGAACAAGTCTAAGCTGCTTGCTGCCACAGTTGCCGTGGGTGTCACGAAAACTGCATTTATATTGATAGCTACATTCCTTGTTGATAGAGTTGGGAGGAAGCCCTTGCTCTATGTGAGCACAATTGGAATGACGGTCTGTTTGTTTACCTTAAGCATTAGCCTCGCCGTATTGGGGAAGGGGCAGCTTGGGATAGCAATGGCACTATTGTGTGTTTGTGGGAATGTAGCATTTTTTTCAGTGGGAATGGGTCCGGTTTGCTGGATACTGACATCTGAAATCTTCCCTCTGAGGTTGCGAGCTCAAGCGTCTGCACTTGGGGCTGTAGGTAACAGGGTATGCAGTGGCTTCGTTGCCATGTCATTCCTGTCTCTCGCTCGTACAATAACGGTGGGAGGAACCTTTTTCCTGTTTTCACTGTTTTCAGCTCTTTCGGTTGCCTTTGTTTACAAACTTGTTCCAGAGACGAAGGGAAAATCATTGGAACAGATTGAGTTgctttttcaaaatcacaatGAATGGGATGGAAGTGAAATGGAGCTAGGAGATGCTCAGCATCTAGTACACAAAGCTTGA
- the LOC105794878 gene encoding clathrin light chain 1, with amino-acid sequence MESFDAMNNDGGEDINSSSRPFDDDAYMGYDSSSFPPPPPGQAFPPHDLTSDTTHHVPHNLNRSYSNNLAYIATTTNNIHTNNNNIDPPSPDVYRSFRASAMDGSGIGGDGHGDDGFFASEGPVLPPPDEMREESFARREWRRQNAIHLEEKEKRERAMRDQIIAEAEEYKRSFYEKRDQNCETNKANNREREKLYMANQEKFHKESHLHYWKAIAEIIPREVATIEKKRGRKDPDKIPSVFVIQGPKPGKLTDLSRMRQILLKLKQNPPPHMMPPPKDEKAGKDGKDGKEAKNGKGSTPADSGGENKPAAAGKDAAANGGPVQPKPETSASAEADNKVKPDPDSSK; translated from the exons ATGGAATCCTTCGATGCGATGAACAATGACGGAGGAGAAGACATTAATTCCTCATCTCGCCCTTTCGATGACGATGCCTACATGGGCTATGATTCCTCCTCTTTCCCTCCTCCTCCACCTGGACAAGCTTTCCCTCCCCATGATCTCACCTCTGATACTACTCACCACGTTCCTCACAATCTCAATCGCAGTTACAGTAACAACCTTGCTTATATTGCCACCACCACCAACAACATCcatactaacaataataatatcgACCCTCCCTCCCCGGATGTTTATCGATCTTTCAGGGCGTCTGCCATGGATGGTAGTGGTATCGGTGGTGATGGTCATGGCGATGATGGGTTTTTTGCCTCTGAAGGGCCCGTGTTGCCTCCGCCTGATGAGATGCGTGAGGAAAGCTTCGCTCGACGTGAATGGCGCCG CCAAAACGCCATTCATCTGGAGGAAAAGGAGAAAAGAGAGAGGGCGATGCGAGATCAGATAATAGCTGAAGCAGAAGAATACAAACGATCTTTTTACGAGAAAAGGGATCAAAATTGTGAAACGAATAAGGCTAACAACAGAGAAAGAGAGAAG CTATACATGGCTAATCAAGAAAAGTTCCACAAAGAATCTCACCTGCACTACTGGAAAGCGATTGCTGAGATCATTCCTCGTGAGGTGGCTACTATTGAGAAGAAGAGAGGAAGAAAAGATCCTGATAAAATCCCTTCGGTTTTTGTGATTCAAGGTCCAAAGCCTGGCAAGCTTACTGATCTTTCCAGGATGAGACAAATTCTCCTGAAGCTCAAACAGAACCCTCCACCTCATATGATGCCTCCACCCAAAGATGAAAAAGCTGGAAAAGACGGGAAAGATGGAAAGGAGGCCAAGAATGGGAAAGGCTCTACTCCAGCAGATTCTGGTGGAGAAAATAAACCTGCGGCAGCAGGGAAAGATGCTGCTGCTAATGGTGGCCCTGTACAACCAAAACCAGAGACTTCAGCTTCAGCTGAGGCTGATAACAAAGTCAAACCCGATCCTGATTCTTCCAAGTGA
- the LOC105794879 gene encoding protein STABILIZED1, with product MVFIATPNSKTFSLNLNPKTTTLLSLQQSIQLRTQIPISHQHLLLSPNPTSSLLHSPDPDSVLLSQLQITPYSTLFLHVPLRGGTQPGPSGAAVPKPRLDFLNSKPPPNYVAGLGRGATGFTTRSDIGPARAAPDLPDRSATTIGGAAAPSGLGRGRGKPGEDEEDDEGEDKGYDENQKFDEFEGNDVGLFASAEYDEDDKEADAVWEAIDKRMDSRRKDRREARLKEEIEKYRASNPKITEQFADLKRKLHTLSAEEWESIPEIGDYSLRNKKRRFESFVPVPDTLLEKARQEQEHVTALDPKSRAAGGTETPWAQTPVTDLTAVGEGRGTVLSLKLDRLSDSVSGLTVVDPKGYLTDLKSMKITSDAEISDIKKARLLLKSVTQTNPKHPPGWIAAARLEEVAGKIQTARQLIQKGCEECPKNEDVWLEACRLASPDEAKAVIAKGVKSIPNSVKLWLQAAKLEHDDVNKSRVLRRGLENIPDSVRLWKAVVELANEKDAATLLERAVECCPLHVELWLALARLKDYDKAKKVLNRAREKLPKEPAIWITAAKLEEANGNNAMVGKIIERCIRALQREGFVIDREAWMKEAEAAERAGSVVTCQAIIRNTIGIGVEEEDRKRTWVADAEECKKRGSIETARAIYAHALTVFLTKKSIWLKAAQLEKSHGTRESLDALLRKAVTYRPQAEVLWLMGAKEKWLAGDVPAARAILQEAYAAIPNSEEIWLAAFKLEFENHEPERARMLLAKARERGGTERVWMKSAIVERELGNTEEERRLLDEGLKQFPSFFKLWLMLGQLEERLGNLEKAKGVYESGLKHCPSCIPLWVSLAILEEKMNGIAKARAVLTLARKKNPQQPELWLAAIRAEARHGYKKEADILMAKALQECPNSGILWAASIEMVPRPQRKTKSMDALKKCDHDPHVIAAVAKLFWHDRKVDKARTWLNRAVTLAPDIGDFWALYYKFELQHGTEENQKDVMKRCVAAEPKHGEKWQAISKAVENSHQPTEAILKKVVVVLGKEESAAENNSKH from the coding sequence ATGGTGTTCATCGCAACGCCAAATTCCAAAACTTTTTCCCtaaatctaaaccctaaaaccaccACTCTCCTTTCCCTCCAACAATCCATTCAACTCCGCACCCAAATCCCTATTTCTCACCAACACCTTCTCCTCTCCCCCAACCCCACCTCTTCCCTTCTCCATTCCCCCGATCCCGATTCCGTCCTTCTTTCCCAACTCCAAATCACCCCTTACTCTACCTTATTCCTTCATGTTCCCCTCCGCGGCGGCACCCAACCTGGCCCCAGCGGTGCCGCTGTGCCCAAGCCACGCTTAGATTTTCTCAACTCCAAGCCTCCCCCTAACTATGTTGCTGGTTTGGGGCGTGGTGCCACGGGCTTTACCACTCGGTCTGATATCGGTCCAGCCCGTGCTGCTCCTGACTTACCTGACCGGTCCGCTACTACTATTGGTGGTGCTGCAGCGCCCTCTGGGCTTGGCCGTGGCCGGGGAAAGCCTGGTGAAGACGAAGAAGACGATGAAGGTGAGGATAAGGGTTACGATGAAAATCagaaatttgatgaatttgaaggAAACGACGTGGGTCTTTTCGCCTCCGCGgagtatgatgaagatgataAAGAAGCTGACGCTGTTTGGGAGGCCATCGATAAGAGGATGGATTCAAGGAGGAAAGATAGAAGAGAGGCAAGGCTGAAGGAAGAGATTGAGAAATACCGAGCGTCTAACCCGAAAATTACTGAGCAGTTCGCGGATTTAAAGAGAAAGTTGCATACTTTGTCAGCCGAGGAGTGGGAGAGTATTCCAGAAATTGGGGATTATTCGTTGAGGAATAAGAAAAGGAGGTTCGAGAGTTTTGTGCCAGTCCCAGATACTCTTTTGGAGAAGGCAAGGCAGGAGCAAGAGCATGTTACGGCTTTGGACCCAAAGAGCAGGGCTGCGGGTGGGACGGAAACTCCGTGGGCGCAAACCCCTGTAACCGATTTAACTGCTGTTGGTGAAGGGAGAGGTACTGTCTTGTCTTTGAAGTTAGATAGGTTATCGGATTCTGTTTCGGGTTTAACTGTTGTGGATCCAAAAGGTTATTTGACTGATTTGAAAAGTATGAAGATTACTAGTGATGCTGAGATTTCGGATATTAAGAAGGCCAGGTTGTTGTTGAAAAGTGTTACGCAGACCAATCCCAAACATCCTCCCGGTTGGATTGCGGCTGCAAGGCTGGAGGAAGTGGCTGGGAAGATCCAGACAGCTAGGCAGTTGATTCAGAAAGGGTGTGAGGAGTGTCCCAAGAATGAAGATGTATGGCTGGAGGCTTGTAGGCTTGCGAGCCCAGATGAGGCCAAGGCTGTGATTGCTAAGGGAGTGAAATCAATTCCCAATTCAGTGAAGTTGTGGTTACAGGCTGCTAAATTAGAGCATGATGATGTGAATAAAAGCAGGGTTTTGAGGAGGGGTTTGGAGAACATACCGGATTCTGTGAGGTTATGGAAGGCTGTTGTGGAGCTTGCAAATGAGAAGGATGCAGCGACTTTGCTTGAAAGGGCCGTGGAGTGCTGTCCTTTACATGTGGAGTTGTGGTTAGCACTTGCTAGGTTGAAGGATTATGATAAAGCTAAGAAAGTGCTTAATAGGGCAAGGGAGAAGTTGCCTAAAGAGCCTGCTATATGGATTACAGCTGCGAAGTTGGAGGAGGCTAATGGAAATAATGCTATGGTGGGAAAAATTATTGAGAGGTGTATTAGGGCATTACAAAGAGAAGGATTTGTGATTGATAGGGAGGCTTGGATGAAAGAGGCTGAGGCGGCAGAAAGGGCTGGCTCTGTTGTGACATGCCAGGCAATCATTCGAAATACAATTGGGATTGGAGTGGAGGAAGAGGATAGGAAGAGAACTTGGGTGGCTGATGCCGAAGAATGCAAGAAGCGGGGTTCAATTGAGACTGCTAGAGCTATCTATGCTCACGCTCTTACTGTCTTTTTGACAAAGAAGAGCATTTGGCTGAAAGCAGCTCAGCTGGAGAAGAGTCATGGGACTAGGGAATCTCTTGATGCTCTTCTTCGTAAAGCAGTCACGTACCGGCCACAGGCTGAGGTTCTTTGGCTTATGGGTGCCAAAGAGAAATGGCTTGCTGGGGATGTGCCTGCTGCACGAGCTATCCTTCAAGAAGCATATGCTGCCATACCTAATTCTGAGGAGATATGGCTTGCTGCGTTTAAGCTTGAATTTGAAAACCATGAGCCTGAGAGAGCAAGAATGCTCCTTGCCAAGGCTCGAGAAAGAGGAGGCACAGAGAGAGTATGGATGAAATCAGCCATTGTGGAGAGAGAATTGGGGAACACCGAGGAAGAAAGGAGGTTGCTTGATGAAGGATTGAAGCAATTCCCATCATTCTTTAAACTGTGGTTGATGCTTGGGCAGCTCGAGGAAAGGCTTGGTAACTTAGAAAAGGCAAAGGGAGTTTATGAATCAGGTTTAAAGCACTGCCCAAGTTGTATACCTCTATGGGTTTCTCTTGCTATTCTTGAAGAGAAAATGAATGGGATTGCTAAGGCTCGAGCTGTACTCACCTTGGCAAGGAAGAAGAATCCACAACAACCTGAACTCTGGCTTGCTGCCATACGAGCTGAGGCAAGACATGGCTACAAGAAGGAAGCCGATATCTTAATGGCCAAGGCATTACAAGAGTGTCCAAATAGTGGTATATTGTGGGCAGCATCTATTGAGATGGTTCCAAGGCCTCAACGTAAAACCAAGAGCATGGATGCCCTCAAGAAGTGTGATCATGATCCCCATGTCATTGCCGCGGTGGCTAAGCTATTTTGGCATGATAGGAAGGTGGATAAAGCCAGGACTTGGCTAAATAGGGCTGTGACTCTTGCTCCAGATATTGGGGATTTCTGGGCATTGTATTACAAATTTGAACTTCAGCATGGTACTGAGGAGAACCAGAAAGATGTGATGAAAAGGTGTGTTGCTGCAGAACCGAAGCATGGTGAGAAATGGCAAGCTATTTCAAAGGCTGTAGAGAACTCTCACCAGCCTACTGAAGCCATTTTAAAGAAAGTAGTGGTTGTGTTGGGCAAGGAAGAGAGTGCTGCGGAAAATAACAGTAAACACTAA